Proteins encoded together in one Ammospiza nelsoni isolate bAmmNel1 chromosome Z, bAmmNel1.pri, whole genome shotgun sequence window:
- the HTR1A gene encoding 5-hydroxytryptamine receptor 1A produces the protein MDVANNTTSPARSPEGTSGPGLAEMTLGYQVLTSLLLGTLILCAVSGNACVIAAIALERSLQTVANYLIGSLAVTDLMVSVLVLPMAALYQVLNKWTLGQVTCDIFISLDVLCCTSSILHLCAIALDRYWAITDPIDYVNKRTPRRAAVLISLTWLIGFLISIPPMLGWRTPEDRSNPDACTISKDHGYTIYSTFGAFYIPLLLMLVLYGRIFKAARFRIRKTVKKAEKKKIADTCLTLSPATVKKGYGEPGKGWRRTVEPKPGACVNGAVRQGRDGTALEIIEVQHCNSSSKTHLPLPSEACGSPPPPSFERRNEKNTEAKRRMALSRERKTVKTLGIIMGTFILCWLPFFIVALVLPFCDSKCYMPEWLGAVINWLGYSNSLLNPIIYAYFNKDFQSAFKKIIKCKFCRQ, from the coding sequence ATGGATGTGGCCAACAATACTACCTCCCCAGCGCGCTCCCCCGAGGGGACAAGCGGCCCCGGCCTCGCCGAGATGACCCTAGGCTACCAGGTgctgacctccctgctcctgggcacgcTTATCCTGTGCGCCGTGAGCGGCAACGCCTGCGTGATCGCAGCCATCGCCCTGGAGCGCTCCCTGCAAACCGTGGCCAACTATTTGATCGGCTCGCTGGCCGTCACCGACCTCATGGTGTCcgtgctggtgctgcccatgGCGGCCCTCTACCAGGTGCTGAACAAGTGGACGCTGGGGCAGGTCACCTGCGACATCTTCATCTCCCTGGACGTGCTTTGCTGCACCTCGTCTATCCTGCACCTGTGCGCCATCGCTTTGGACAGGTACTGGGCCATCACGGACCCCATTGACTATGTGAACAAGCGAACTCCCCGGCGGGCGGCCGTGCTCATCAGCCTGACCTGGCTTATCGGCTTCTTGATATCCATCCCGCCCATGCTGGGCTGGAGGACGCCGGAGGACCGCTCGAACCCCGACGCCTGCACCATCAGCAAGGACCACGGGTACACCATCTACTCCACCTTCGGCGCCTTCTACATTCCGCTTCTTCTCATGCTGGTGCTCTACGGTCGCATCTTCAAGGCGGCACGCTTTAGGATCCGCAAGACAgtaaagaaagcagagaagaaaaaaatcgCCGACACCTGCCTCACCCTCTCTCCGGCCACCGTGAAGAAAGGCTACGGGGAACCCGGCAAGGGCTGGCGGCGGACTGTAGAGCCCAAGCCCGGCGCTTGTGTCAACGGCGCGGTGCGGCAGGGCCGGGACGGGACCGCCCTGGAGATCATCGAGGTCCAGCACTGCAACAGTTCCTCCAAGACTCACCTGCCGCTGCCCAGCGAGGCGTGCGGCTCCCCACCACCGCCCTCTTTCGAGAGGCGCAACGAGAAGAACACGGAAGCCAAACGCAGAATGGCTCTGTCCCGGGAGAGGAAGACTGTCAAGACCCTAGGCATCATTATGGGCACCTTTATCCTCTGCTGGCTGCCGTTCTTCATCGTGGCCCTGGTCCTGCCCTTTTGTGACAGTAAGTGCTACATGCCCGAGTGGCTGGGGGCAGTCATCAACTGGCTGGGCTACTCCAACTCCCTTCTCAACCCCATTATCTATGCCTATTTCAACAAAGACTTCCAAAGtgcttttaagaaaattatCAAGTGCAAATTTTGCCGGCAGTGA